The genomic window GAAAGTGATGTGGCCGACCTTGGGAACGAACTTCTTGCTCTTGCCCTCCCGGATGATCTTCAGCTTGCCGCCCTCCACCGCCACCTCCAGCCCGCCCGCCGTCAGCGTGCCGGCGAAGATGACGTGCATCGTGTTCTGGGTGATGTTCACAAAACCGCCCGAACCGGCGATGCGCGGCCCGAACTTACTCACATTCACATTGCCGAACTGATCGCATTCCGCCAGCCCCAGCACCGCCAGGTCGAGGCCACCGCCGTCGTAGAAATCGAACTGGTTGGGATGATCGAGCAGCGCCTCCGGGTTAAGGGAGCAGCCGAACCGCAGCCCCGACATCGGCACCCCGCCCACCGGGCCGGGCTCGACCGTCATCGTCAGCTGGTCGATGAACCCTTCCTCGGCCGCAACCGCCGACACCCCTTCCGGCATGCCGATACCCAGATTAATAACCGCGTCGGGGCTAAGCTCCATCGCCGCCCGGCGGCAGATAATCTTGCGGTCGTCGAGCGGAATGGGCTTCCAGCCCGACAGCGGCGCCCTCACCTCGCCCGACAGCGCCGGGTTGTACTGCTCGCCCATCGACTGCTTGTGGTTCTCCGGCGAAGCCTGGACGATATAATCCACCATTATCCCCGGCACCTTCACCATCATCGGGTGGAGCGTGCCAGCCTCGACGATCCGCTCCACCTGGGCGATGACAATGCCGCCCGAATTGCGGGCCGCCATCGCCAGCGGCAGAAACTCCAGCGCGATGCCCTCTTTCTCGATGCTGATGTTGCCGCGCGTATCGGCGCTAGTGCCGCGGATGAGCGCGACATTGATCGGAAAAGACTTATATAGCAGGTACTCCTCGCCGTCGATCTCGAGCAGCTTGACGACCTCGCGCTTGGAAATCTCGTTCAGACGCCCCCCCGTCTCCCGCGGATCGGCGAACGTCCTCAGACCCACGTGGGTCAGGACGCCCGGCTTATGCCCGGCGATCGCCCGGAAAAGATGCATCATAACCCCTTGGGGGATATTATAAGCCTCGATCTTGTTCTCGACGATCAGCTTGTTCAGGTCGGGCTGCAGCCCGAAATGCCCGGCGATGACCTTTTTCACGAACCCCTCGCGGGCGAACCGGTTCAGGCCCCACCACGACTTGCCGTCATTCTGGCTGGCCCCGAACGTCAGCGTCAGATTCTTCGGCTCGCCTGTATCCACGAACCGCTTCTCCAGCGCCTCGGTCAGCTCGGCCGGGTGGCCCATGCCGATGAACCCCGATATGCCCACAGTGTCGCCCGATTTGATGTGCTTGACAGCTTCGGCGGCACTGACGATTTTGACTTTCATGCCCATGGCCTCCTCTCTTTTGGGAGAGAGGGCCCGCGCCTGCGGTCAGCGAGGGCGGACCCTCCTGACCGACTAAGCTTTATTACTGACAGCCTGGGAAACGGGAACCTCCTTCTTCACAAATGTCTCCACCGTGAAGCATAGCGACAGTGTACCTATCACCATGCCGCCGAAGCACAGCCAGAAGGTCGAAGTATACGCTTCCACCGGGAACTTGCCGGCCACCTTGCCGAAGCCGTCGAGAATGACGCCCATATACTGCTGGAAGAAGGCGCCGCCCACGAAATAGAAGAGGTTGAAAACACCGATTGCCGTGCCCACGACCTTGCGCGGCAGACGCTCGGTCAGATGGGCGTAGTTGGTGATATACGCGCCGCCGAAGCCGCCCATCAGGAAGCAGAACGCCGACATCGTCGCCGTACTCCAGCCCGTCGGGCTAAGGGCGATGTACAGCCAGCCCAGCGTATACACCACCGCGCCGGTGATAACCACCTTCTTGCGGCTGTGGACGACCCGGTCGGAAACCCAGCCATGGATCGGGCAGCCGCAGATCATGCCGATCGCCCACCACGACAGCACGTTCGAAGCAGCCTGCTTAGTCCAGCCGAACGTATCCATCATATACGGCACCGCCCACAGTCCCTGGAAGCCCATCATCGGCCCGTAGACCGCGAAAGCGTACACGGCCAGCCACGGGAAATTGCGGTTGGTCACGGCGATCTTGATCGCCTCACCCAGCTTGATGCTCTCGTCGCGGGCCACCTCGGCCGCGTCGACCTTGATGCCGTCCACCTCGTTCAGCGACGGCAGACCCATATCCTGCGGCCGGTTGCGGACCATCAGATACGTGGCCGCCGCCAGGATGACGGTGATCGCCCCGAGATAATAGAAAGCCTCCCGCCAGCCGGTCATCGACACGAACTTCGCCAGCGGAGCGGCGGCGCCCAGCGCGCCGATATTGCCCACCGTCAGCAGGATGCCGGTCAGCGTCGAAAACTCGTGCGCCCTAAACCACTGCGCCTGAATCTTCATTATCGGGATGTAGACCACGGCCACGCCGATACCCATCATCACCCGGCCGACGATCGCCCAGTCGTAGCTCTGCGCGATCCCGAACATTGCCGTGCCGATGCCGGCGATGATAAAGAAGATCGTCACCGCCAAACGTGGCCCGAGGAAGTCCGAGAAAATACCGGAGGGTATTTGCATGGCGGCGTACGGATAGAAATAGGCCGCAGACAGAAGTCCCAGGCTGGCGGCGCTGATGTTGAACGCCTTCATCAGCTCCGGCGCCACCACCGCCGGCGCCACCCGGTCGAAGTACACGAAGAAATACACGAACCACAGCGTTACCAGACAGACCCATCGATAACTGAGGACCTTAGCTCTTTGCTGCTCGGTTACCATTGACATCCCCCTTCGCATATTGATTGGCGCCATTGTTGTGAATAATCTGCAAATTCGGTGCCAACCAGGGGGCTGCCCGCGGATGTGCGAAAAATCACAAACCCGCCGCCGGGCTTCGTTGTGTTACCGCAACAAATTAGTTTGCATGCTAATTTTTCCCGTTGAAAATATACGGCGGCTGTTGCGAATATTCAACGCCCGCCCTGATCTTGTGCTTTTCCGCCTTGCGCAGCAGCGTCGAAGGATCGATCCCCAACGCCCTGGCGGCTTGCCGGAGACTCCTTGACATCCGCAGCGACTGCTCGATTACGTCTTTCTCCACCATATCCAAAACATCCTTCAGCGGCAAAACAACCGCCCCGCGGGCGAGCGCCGCCGACGACGCGGCCTGCCGCTGGAAATTGCCGGGCAGGTCCTCGAAAGAAATGATCTCCTGCCGGGAAGTAATGACAATGCGCTCAAGCACATTGATCAGCTCGCGGACATTTCCCGGCCACGCATAATTCGTGAACGCCTCGATAACCTCGGGCGAAAGCTTCTTATCGGTATGATACTTCTCATTCATCTTGGCCAGAAACTCCGCCGTCAGCACGGCGATATCCTGCGGCCGTTCGCGCAGCGGCGGAACATACAGGGGAACGATGTTTATCCGGTAGAACAGATCCTCGCGAAAATGGCCCGCTTTGACCGCCGCCTCCAGGTCGCGGTTGGTGGCGAACAGCAGCCGGGCGTCGAACTTCACCGGCCTGCTGCCGCCGACCTTGAAAAACTCCTGATCCTGCAGGGCGCGGAGCAGCTTGGCCTGGATGCTGCCCGGCAGCTCGCCGATCTCGTCCATAAAGAGCGTGCCGCTGCTGGCGATCTCGAAAACCCCCGGCTTGCCGCCGCGCCGCGCGCCGGTGAACGCACCGTCGCTGTAGCCGAACAGCTCCGACTCCAGCAGCGTCTCCGGGATCGCCGCGCAGTTGATCTTGATGAACGGCCCATTCCGGCGGGTGCTGTTCTCGTGGATAAAATTGGCCAGCACTTCCTTACCCACGCCCGACTCGCCCTGCACAAGCACCGGCGTATCGACCGCCGCCACCCGCAGCGCCAGGTCGTACACCCGCTGCATCGCCGCGCTGCGGAACGTACCGCTCGTCGTCGCCACCTCGGCCTTGAGGCGGGCCAGTTCGGAGAAATACATCTCCTTCAGGCGGTTGACCTCCTCAAGCTCCTGCTTGAGAGCCGACAGTTCGGACAGATCGCGGACATTGGTCACGATCCGCACCACCGAACCGTTCTCGTCGAACACGGGCGTGCCGGTCAGCGCCACCTGCTTGCCGTTCACCCGGCAGGAAATCGAGCACGGCTTGCGGTCATGGCGCACCTTCGTCG from Sporomusaceae bacterium includes these protein-coding regions:
- a CDS encoding MFS transporter, with the translated sequence MSMVTEQQRAKVLSYRWVCLVTLWFVYFFVYFDRVAPAVVAPELMKAFNISAASLGLLSAAYFYPYAAMQIPSGIFSDFLGPRLAVTIFFIIAGIGTAMFGIAQSYDWAIVGRVMMGIGVAVVYIPIMKIQAQWFRAHEFSTLTGILLTVGNIGALGAAAPLAKFVSMTGWREAFYYLGAITVILAAATYLMVRNRPQDMGLPSLNEVDGIKVDAAEVARDESIKLGEAIKIAVTNRNFPWLAVYAFAVYGPMMGFQGLWAVPYMMDTFGWTKQAASNVLSWWAIGMICGCPIHGWVSDRVVHSRKKVVITGAVVYTLGWLYIALSPTGWSTATMSAFCFLMGGFGGAYITNYAHLTERLPRKVVGTAIGVFNLFYFVGGAFFQQYMGVILDGFGKVAGKFPVEAYTSTFWLCFGGMVIGTLSLCFTVETFVKKEVPVSQAVSNKA
- a CDS encoding sigma 54-interacting transcriptional regulator, giving the protein MFVKDVMTREVLTVTEWVPVTEAVQLLRKHKVKGIPVVDAVGRVCGLFTVKHLFQVVADEGKLALPVRELMQREVTVIKDDTLLEETCGFPQKRLPVVDGDGNLVGMLTKSDIIRGFKTTFVHARQELKAVLEATPHGIVAVNPHGYITFINPAAENVLRLKARQVIGGDVSDFIPNCAVSEVLATGRVIRNFKNTINGNSYIAHAAPIMDGSDIIGAVASFQPFSEIESLADELGVVKQLYKELDAVISCSYDGILVTDADGVIRKVNAATVKLLGLNPPQAAANGKGEVGQEHHLGAKVATKVRHDRKPCSISCRVNGKQVALTGTPVFDENGSVVRIVTNVRDLSELSALKQELEEVNRLKEMYFSELARLKAEVATTSGTFRSAAMQRVYDLALRVAAVDTPVLVQGESGVGKEVLANFIHENSTRRNGPFIKINCAAIPETLLESELFGYSDGAFTGARRGGKPGVFEIASSGTLFMDEIGELPGSIQAKLLRALQDQEFFKVGGSRPVKFDARLLFATNRDLEAAVKAGHFREDLFYRINIVPLYVPPLRERPQDIAVLTAEFLAKMNEKYHTDKKLSPEVIEAFTNYAWPGNVRELINVLERIVITSRQEIISFEDLPGNFQRQAASSAALARGAVVLPLKDVLDMVEKDVIEQSLRMSRSLRQAARALGIDPSTLLRKAEKHKIRAGVEYSQQPPYIFNGKN
- a CDS encoding acyl CoA:acetate/3-ketoacid CoA transferase, producing MKVKIVSAAEAVKHIKSGDTVGISGFIGMGHPAELTEALEKRFVDTGEPKNLTLTFGASQNDGKSWWGLNRFAREGFVKKVIAGHFGLQPDLNKLIVENKIEAYNIPQGVMMHLFRAIAGHKPGVLTHVGLRTFADPRETGGRLNEISKREVVKLLEIDGEEYLLYKSFPINVALIRGTSADTRGNISIEKEGIALEFLPLAMAARNSGGIVIAQVERIVEAGTLHPMMVKVPGIMVDYIVQASPENHKQSMGEQYNPALSGEVRAPLSGWKPIPLDDRKIICRRAAMELSPDAVINLGIGMPEGVSAVAAEEGFIDQLTMTVEPGPVGGVPMSGLRFGCSLNPEALLDHPNQFDFYDGGGLDLAVLGLAECDQFGNVNVSKFGPRIAGSGGFVNITQNTMHVIFAGTLTAGGLEVAVEGGKLKIIREGKSKKFVPKVGHITFSGQYAKKAGQKVLYVTERAVFELTATGVMLTEIAPGVDLERDVLAQMDFKPHISPNLKLMDARIFIDEPMNLKPEIMAKNGG